A stretch of DNA from Methylosinus sp. LW4:
GTTCGAGCTGCTGCGCGTCGCGCTCTGCGAGCCGCGGCTCGAGCAACAGGCGATCGACCGCGTGCGCGGCCAGATCGCCGCCGGGCTGAAGCGCGACGCCAATGACCCGGATGCGCTGGTCGCCAGGGCCTTCCGCGAGGCGGCCTTCCCCGATCATCCCTATGGGCGGCCGGTGCGCGGCGATCTCGACAGTCTCGAAAATCTGACGCGCGACGATCTCGACGCGCTGCGGACCCGCCTGCTGGCGCGCAGCGATCTGAAAATCGCCGTCGTCGGCGCCATAGACGCACCGACGCTCGCCGCCAAGCTGGACGCGATCTTCGGCGCCCTGCCGGCGCAGAGCCTTCTCACCCCCGTGCCCGCGATCGACATTCACGCGCTCGGCGAGCGCCGGATCATCGATCTCGACGTGCCGCAATCGGCGATCCGCTTCGGCCGTCCCGGCATGCAGCGGCATGATCCCGATTATTTCGGCGCCGTGGTGGTCAACCACATCCTCGGCGGCGGCGTCTTCACGGCGCGGCTGTTCAACGAGGTGCGCGAGAAACGCGGTCTCGCCTATTCGGTCTATTCGCATCTCAACGAATATGACAAATGCGCCATGCTGGTCGGCGGCGCGGCGACGAAGAACGAGCGCGCCCGCGAATCGCTGGAGGTGATCCAGGCCCAATTCGCCGATCTCGCCAATGAGGGGCCGAGCGCGGACGAACTCGACAAGGCGAAGAAATATCTGACCGGCTCCTATGCGCTACGCTTCGACACGTCGACGAAGATCGCCGGCCAGCTGGTCAATCTCCAGCTCGACGGATTCGCGCCCTCCTATCTCGACGAGCGCAATGGCCGCATCGATGCGGTGACGCTGGACGACGCCCGCCGCGTGGCCAAGCGCCTGCTCGGCGACGGCGAGCTGCTGGTGTCGATCGCCGGACGTCCGCAGGGGCTCTGATCCGGCTTCGGGCGGCGCTCGACCGATCCGAATTCCAACGCAAGGCGAAATTCGACAGCGCGATCCGGTCCAATGATCGGATCGCGCTGTCGAAAACATATGTCGCAGGGCGAGCCTTCGCGGCGCGCCACGAGCGATCATCTCGAGACGAGCCAATGATCTTCCGCAAAAGAAAACGGGCGCCGCAACCTGCGGCGCCCGACGGATCGTCATGAAAAAAGGGGTTCGGCAGACGCCGAACCCCTGCGCCGTTGCAAATTCCGTCGGGGAATAATTGATCCACTATTGATCGACTACTCTTCTTCTTTAGCGCGCTTCGATCGTAAAGGAAACAACCTAATATAGATCGCGAGCAGAAAGACCACGTCTGTGGCTCGTAGGTAACACTAGTACTTATACCATAGGGTGATTACTTTTAGTAGTATCGCTTGGTACTAATACTAAGCTCGCAATCGATAGCTTTTACTTTCAGCGGCTTGCCCTGAGAAGAAGATATGCTTCAGCGCAGCCGTGAACCGCCTCTCGTTTCGAAGGGCGAAAGATTATGAGCATTTCCCGGTGACAGGCGAGCGGCCAGGGCCGGCTGCCCCCATTATCCACAGGCTCAGTCGGCCAGTGGGAGAGCGAGCCGAAAGGCGGAGCCGCCGCCATCCTCTTTCTGCGAGGAGAATCGCGCGCCGTCGGCCTCGACGAGCGCGCCCGACGTCGCCGGCTCCGCGGCGGGGCGCGGATCGGTGCGCGGCGCGATAGCGGCGGCGCTCCGGTCGTGGACCTCTATGGCGATCTCGCCGCCCTGCTCCGATGTGACGACGATCAATTCGCGATGGGAAGCGGCGATCGCCGCCTCCGCGGCCGCGCGAAGGAGATCGATCACCTCCTCCTCCAACTGCGTCCGATCGCCGATCACGAGATCGCGCTCGGCGCGCAGACGCAGCTCGGCATGGACCGTCTCGCCGAGATCGAGACGGAGGGTCTCCCAGGCCTCGCGGATCAGCGGATGCAGCGCGATCTCGGTCGGCCCGCGCGCCTCATGCGCGAAAAGCTCGCGCCAATCGCCGATGAGCCGCGCGGCGCGATACAATTGCGCGCCGGCGCGGTCCATGGCGGCGAGCTGCTCCTCCGGCCGCGCGCCGCCGCCGAGCGTCGCGCGCCGGCGCGCGGCCTGGAGATAGGCGGCGGCGGCCGTGAGCGGCTGATTGATCTCATGAGCGAAGCCGACCGCCCGCAGCTCCAATCTCCGCAGCCGCTCCGACTGCCGGCGCAGCTCCTGCGCTTCGGCCGCATCCTGCGCGAAAGCCACGCCGCGCGCGCCTTCCGCATCGAGCGCGACAAAACGGAGCCGCAGCCGCACGCGCGCGCCGTCCTTACGCACGAAATCCGTCTCGACGCTGGTCTCGGCGGGCGCCCGGAGCCGCGTGGCGCCCCGCCAGTCGATTCGGCCGGCTGCGAGATCGTCGCGCCCATAGCCCGTCACGCGGAGAAATTCTTCATTGGCTTCCGTCACCTCGCCGCCGCCCTCCCAGCAGAAGGCGCCGACCGGCCCATTCGCCCACAGCGCGCGCGCGCAAGCGTCGCCTGCGCAACAATCGGCCTCCTTCCCGGAGCGGAAACCAAAACGCCCGAGCAGGGCGAGCGCCGCCAGGGCGGCGGCCACCGCCAGCGCGGCCGCGAAATCGCCGAGGAGAGCCGTGAATTGCGCCGCGAAATCGGAAGACGCCGCGCCGACCAGCTCTGCGACCCAGTCGGCGGAGCCGTAGAACGCCAGCGCCGCTATGGCCGCGAGCGCCGCGCCGAATCCGGCCGGCCTATGCGCGGCGAATTCTCGGCGCCGAACAAGTGAATTCCAAAGGGCGCGAAGCCCGGCGGCGACCGCTGCGCCCCGTCGTCGCGGCGCGCCCGACGCCTCCCGAGAAAACCTCATGCTCGGCACAAGCAATTTCCGACAATCACAGAATGCGACGAGCGCAAGACTGGCCCAGAAGATTTATTTTGGCAATCCGCCCGATCGATCGGCCAAATTTGAAAAATTATCCTATCGCTCCATGACGTTCTGGCGACGCGACGCACAGGCGCGAGACGGGCGACGAGCGCGCGCCGAGACCAACGGAGGACGAGGCGCGCCGACGGCGCTCGCATGAGCTTCACTCCTCGGCGCTCCGAATGAGATAGCCTATGCCGCGCGCGGCGTGGATATCGGCGCGCGCGCCTTGGTTCTTCAGGCGCTGGCGCAGACGGTGGATCAGCATCTTCAGCGCGTCGACCTGATCGGCTCCCTGCGCGCCGTAAATCTCCTCGAGCAGATCGGCGCGCATCACCGCGAGACCGGCGCGGCGCATCAGCGCGCCGAGCAGGACGAGCTCCAGCCGGGGCGCCAGAAACTGCCGCCCATTGATGAAGCCCCTCTGCTCCCCGAGCTCGAAGCTGAGCGCTCCGATCTGCGCCGAGGGCGCCGCCTGCGGTCCGGGCCGACGCAGAATGGCGCGAATGCGCGCCATCAGCTCCGCGGGATCGAAGGGCTTGGTGAGATAATCATCGGCGCCGGCGTCGAGCCCGTCGACCATCTCGTCTATGTCGCGCATGGCGGAGAGGATCAGCACGCGCATGTCGGGCCGGCTCGCGCGCACCGAGCGGATGATGGAGACGCCGTCGCCGTCCGGCAGCCGGCGATCCAGCAGCATCACGCCATATTCGACGGCCTCGATCGCCGCGCGGGCCTCGGCGATCGAGTCGGCGATATCCGCATCAAAGCCGGAATGGGCGAGCTTCTCCGCCAGCAGAGCGGCGATCTCCGCCTGATCTTCGACGATCAGCACACGCATCGGCGATTCCGGCGCCCCTATGAGCATTCTCGCGGCCTCCCCGGCGGAGCCGCCTCGCCGATCATGCGCTCCGGTCGCCAAAGGCCCTGGGCGTCTTCGAACCCCCTCATGGTATAGCGCGTTACCTATATGTAAATATCATATTTTTAGCAGAGAGAGCGACCTCCTATCGCGACGGATGATCGCTCGAAGCTTTTCCATCTGGAGACAATGACCGCATAGGCGGCTGGATTTCCTATTTTTCCCGAATAATCCACCCGTAGGCGTATTTTTCTATATGTCGAAGCCGTCGAGGCGCGCTCGACGGCTTCGACATGTTTCCACTCTGTTTCTGCATTGTTTTCCGCATTGAAATGGAATGCGAGGGCATGTTCGGCGAGGAGCATTCCTCCCGAAAAGCGCGGCTGCAAGGTAACGTTTTGCAGATTTCGGGAGGCGCTGAAGCAATAATCTCCCGCCCCGCGGCAGGAACAGGGCGCTCGGGCCGGCGGCGCCGTCGCGCTGTTTCAGCGTGAGCGAATCTGCTAGAGCTGCATCGACAGAAAGGCTTCTTCCAAAATGGCGCGCATCTTTCTCCTCTCCCTCATCCTGGCCGGGATCGTCTCGCTGATCGACGGCTTCGCCCCCAGGGCCGCGCTGGCCGGACCGAATGTGCCGCTGTGCCTCGCGATGCAGAATAATTACAATGAATGCGTGCGCCACGAGCGCGCGCGGGAGCGGGAGCGGCGTCGCTACGAGGAATATGAGGACGAATGGGGCCGTGGCCCGCACGGGCGCCGGCGCCACTCGGATTGCGGCGCCTGGCTCGTGCAGCTGAAGGCGCAAGGCTGCTTCTGAGCGGCCTTCAGCCGCCGATCAGCAATCCGGCGGTCGTGGCGCTCATGCTGGTGGCCAGCGTGCCGGACAGAATGGAGCGCAAGCCGAGACGCGTGATCTCCGCGCGCCGGCCGGGCAGCATCACATTCAGCCCGCCGACGAGAATGCCCATGCTGCCGAAATTGGCGAAGCCGCAGAGCGCATAGGTGAGAATCAGCCGGCTGCGCGGCGACAGCGCCTCCACGCCGAGCGCGCTCATGTCGCGATAGGCCACGAACTCGTTCACCACCGTCTTCGTCGCCATCAGCGCGGCGGCGGTCGGCGTCTCGCTCCAGGGCACGCCGATCAGCCAGACGATGGGGCGGAAGGCATAGGCGAAAGCGAGCTGCAGGCTCGGCCTCTCGCCGCCCAATTGCGGCAGATGCGCGAGCGCCATATTGGCGAGCGTCACCAGCGCGATCGTCGTCAGCAGCATGCTGACGACGCCGACGAGCGGTCCGACGCCGTCGGAAACGCCTTTGACGATGGCGTCGAACGCCCCTGTCGGCGGATTCTCCACGGTGAGCCGCGCTTCGGCATTGTCCTTATAGATGTCCCAGGGCGACATGACCGCGGCGACCGCTATGGCGGCCGGCGTCGCGATCACCGAGGCGATGAGAATATGGCCGAGCGCATCCGGCAGGAAAGGCGCGACGAAGCCGGCGTAGATCACCATGACCGTGCCGGCGACGCCGGCCATTCCGCAGCTCATCAGCGCGAACAGCTCGCCGCGCTGCATGCGCGCGAGATAGGGGCGGATGAGCAGCGGCGCCTCGATCATGCCGACGAAGATGTGAACGGAGGCGCCCAGCGCCAGCGCGCCGGACAGCCCCATGGAGCGCCGCAGCAGAAAGGCGAAGCCGCCGGCGACGCGCTGCATCACGCCCCAGTAGAAGAACAGCGAGGCCAGCGCCGAAATGGTCAGCACCATGGGCAGCGCCTTGAAGGCGAGAATGAAGCCGGCCCCCGGCGTCTTCTCCTCGAAAGGCGCGGGGCCGCCGCCGAGATAGCCGAAGACGAAGCCCGAGCCCGCCTCGGTCGCCTTCTGCAGCGCCTCCGCGGCGTCATTGGCGAGCAGCACGGCCTGCTTGGCCGGCGGAAAATGCGTGAGCGTCAGAGCCGCAGCGAATTGCAGCGCCAGCCCGCCGAAAACGACGCGCCAGGGAATGCGCCGACGATCCTCGCTGATCGCAAAGGCAATGAGCAGGAAGCAGAGAAAAGCGAGACAGGAACGAACGATATCCGCCATGGGGCTGCGTTTCTCCGATCGGCGCGGGGAGGCCGCCGCGGCGATGCAATTTTCAGGTCCAGACGCATTCCGGCGCGACCGGCTTCGTCCATTCGGAGCGTTTTCCACGCGACCTGTGGCCTTCGCCACATCCCTCGGGAGCGAGCCGAGCGACAGTTCGGAGGCGGGCGATGCTTTGCGACCGCGTTCCAACATCCATCCAGGGAGGATGACATGAAGCTCGATCTCTCCAATTTCCATTTTCCGGCCGGCCTCCGCGCCAAGGCCCTGACGCTGGTCATCGGCGTCGCGCTCGGCGCGATGGCGCTGTCGCTCGGCGGCTGCTCCTGCACCGACCCATACGGCAACGAGATGGACTGCCCCGGCGCCTACTGAACGAAAGACCTCGAGAAAGCCGCCGACCGGACGGGCGTGGCGGCTCAGAGGGTCGCCCGCTCGCCGCTGGCGACCCAATGCTCGAAGTCGCCGAGCTTCTTGAACGGAAAGGCGGGGAGCGCTGCGTCGCGGCCGCGGATCGGCGCCTCGACGACGGCGTGCGGCGGCCGCAGCCCCGCGGCGTCGCACGTCTGCGCGGAGACGAGCGCCACGCAATCCATCTCTTTCGTCAACGACTCCAGCCGCGCGGCGATATTGCCGGTGTCGCCCAGAAACTGCAGCGACTGCCGGTCCGTCGGGCCGACGGCGCCGACGATGGCGAGCCCGCTGTGCAGGCCGACGCCGAAGGCGAGCGGCGCCTCGAGATCATCCGCGAAATCGCGGCTGACGCGGCGGATCGCGCGCCAGACGCCGCTCGCCGCGCGGAGCGCCGCGCGGGCGCCTTCGGCGGCGTCGCCGTCCAGCCGAAACAGGCTCATGACGCCATCGCCGGCGACGCTGGTCACATGGCCGCCCTCCGCCAATATGGCGTTGGTGGTCGCGCGAATATAGGCGTCGACGATGTAGATCGCGTCATAGGGCAAGCGGTTGGCGGCGAGCTTCGTCGAGTCGCGCAGATCGACGAACATGGCCGTCACGAAGAGCTCGCGGCCCTGGTCGAGAAGAACGCACAGCCCGTCGAGCGGGCTGTCGGCCGGCAGCATGGGATAAACGCCGATATCGCAGCTCGGCCGCGTCTGGCAGGCGAGGCGCACGCCCTCCGGCGCGCCGATCTGCGCCAATGTGGCGCGCTCCGCAGGGCCGGGCGGCGGCAGCTCCGACGCGCCATAGAGCACGCGAATGCGGCAGGTGGAGCAGCGCGCGCGCCCGCCGCAGACGGAGGCGTGCGGAATGCCCTTGAAGCGGCTGGCCTCGAGCACGGAAAAGCCGAAAGGCGCGCGAATGCTGCGGCCGTCGCGATAGTCTATGCGCACTGTGTCGAACATGCGCTCGCGCATGTTGCGCAAGGCGCGCAGCAGCAGGACGACAGCGAGCAGCGCGAGATAGGATATCTGCAGATAGAAGATGATCGACGCGAGCATCGCCGGCACATGCGCATGCGGCGATCCTTTCGCCGGCGGGCCATGCGCCTCCATCACCGCCTCGTCCATATAGGCGCGCAAGATCAGCTCCCAGCCGGAGTTGAGCAGGCCCGCTATGGCGAGAACGGGCAGAGCGAGCGCGAGAAGAAGAAACAGAATCGCGCGACGGCGATACCAATCGCGATAGCGCAGCCACATGTGAATGCCGATGCAGCCATGCGACCAGATGAGGACCATGAGCAGAAATTGCCGCGGCAGGCCGAAGGTCGGATCGCTGATCCAGAAGTGATAGAGAATGCGAAAATAGGAATCTTCCAAGCCGAAGGCGAGCACGGCGACGCGCGTGTCGGTGACATGCGGCGCGAGCAGCAGCGGAATGGTGAGGCCGAGGCCGAGCTGCCATGCCTCTATCGCCGGCATGCGCAAATGCCGCCGGCGATAGAGCGCGAAAAGGCCGAGCGACATGTGAACGGTGAAGCAGAAGAGCAGCAGAGCGACGCCGAAGCTGCTGCGCCAGGGCGCGAGAATGACGCCATGCCCGATAGCCTGGAGATTGTCGAGAAAGAGCAGTCCGGTCGCGTGAGAGATGAAATGACAGGCCGCATAGGTGAAGAGCGTGAGCCCCGTGGCGAGGCGCGTGCGGCGCTCCAAATCGAAGTTGACACTCCAAAGCGACATGGACCATCCTTTGAAACGCTGACAAGACGAAATTTTCAGGAACGCGGGGCATGATACGAAAAAACCAGACGCTTGCACGCGTTAGTTTGTTCCGCTCGCTTTCCAAGGAGGAGATCGCGCAGCTCGACGCGCGCTGCGTCTGGCGCCGCGCCCAGGAAAAGGAATGCATCCTCAATTATAAGGACGACACTGCGGATATCTACTTCGTCGCCTATGGCGATGTGCGCGTGTCGATCCAGAGCGTCGCCGGCAAGGATCTGATGCTGCGCGTCATCAAGGAGGGCGAGTTTTTCGGCGAGCTCTCCGCGCTCGACGGCAAGCCGCGCTCTGCGGCGATCCATGCGATAACCGACACGGTGATCGCGCGCATGAGCCCGGCGATCTTCCGCGAGGTGATTCATCGCTATCCCAATGTCTGCGATCAGGTGCTCGAGACGCTGACCGGCGAGGTGCGCCGCCTCACCACGCGGGTCAATGAATTCACCAATCTCGACGTGCGCGGGCGCATTCACGCGGAATTGCTGCGGTTGGCGCGCAGCGACAGCGGCGGCGAGAATCGCGGCGTGATCTCGCCCGTCCCCACCCATGCGGAGATCGCCGCCCGCGTCAGCACGCATCGCGAGGCGGTCACGCGCGAGCTGAACCGGCTGGAGCGGGCGGGACTGCTGGAGCGCCGCCGCGGCGCCTTCGTGCTGCTCGATCTCGCCGAGCTCTCCGCCTCCGTCGAGGCGGCGCGGTAGCGAATCTCTCCCGCGGCATGGTCGTTGCTACCCGCGCAAGGACGCGGGGGAAGAGACCATGAGCAAGTTCATTTACGCCCATGCCGGCGACGCCGACTGGAAAAGCGCCTTGGCCTCCTGCCTGGAGCAGATCGAACGACAACGGGCCGACGCGCCCGCGCCCAATCTCGGCTGGTGCTATCTCACCGACTATTTCACCCAGGCGGCGAGCGATATTTTGTCGGCGCTGCGCGCGCGCCTGCCCGGCGTTCATTTCGTCGGGACGGTGGGGGTCGGCGTCGGCGCCGAGGCGGTGGAGTATTTCGACGCGCCGGGCCTCGCGATCATGCTGGCGGACCTGCCCGCCGAGGCTTTTGCGCTGTTTTCCTCTCTCGAGGCGCTGGAGGGGACGCCCGAGGGCTTCGAGCCCTTCACCGCGCTGGTCCACGCCAGCGGCGGCACGCCCGATCTGCAAGCCAAGCTGGAAGCCGCGAGCGCCAAGCTCACCACCGGCTATCAGTTCGGCGGCCTCTCTTCGGCGCGCAACAAGGCGCTGTGCATCGCGGACGAGGTGCTGGCCGGCGGCTTCACCGGCGTCGCCTTCGGGCCGCAGGCGACCGTGTTCTCGCGCGTGACGCAAGGCTGCCAGCCGATCGGCCCGCTGCGGACCGTCACCCGCGCGCAGGGCAATTACCTCGTGACCCTGGACGAGAAGCGCGCGCTCGACTGCGTGCTCGAAGATATGGGGCATACGCTCGACATAGACGACGCCGCGCTGCGGCTCGAGCTGGCGCAGACTCTGGCCGGAATCGTCGCCACTGGCGAGGACGCCTCCGCCAAGCCCGGCCAGTTCGGCGCCAATACGGAAGTGCGGCACATTGTCGGCGTCGGCCGCAAGGGCGGGCTGCTGATGATCGCCGAGCAGATAAAGGACGGCATGCGGCTCGCCTTCTGCAAGCGCAACGCCGAGGCGGCCAAGCATGATCTGCTCCGCATCGTCGCGGAGGTGCGCGCCCAGGCGGAGGCCGCCGGCGGCATGAGAGGCGCGCTCTATATCAGCTGCTCGGGGCGCGGCGGCCCGCATTTCGGCGAGCCCAACGCCGAATTCCGCATGGTTCACGAGGCGCTGGGAGGCGAGACGCCCTTGATCGGCTTTTTCGCCGGCGGCGAGATCGCCCGCCATCATCTCTACGGCTATACTGGCGTGCTGACGGTTTTCGCCGGAGCCTGAGAAAGAGGAAGCCCCAAAATGAGCGCCGAGCCGCGCGGCGAGGATCCGAGCCGGATCGTCTCCGCCTCCGGGGTTTCCATGCCCCGCATCATCTATGGCACGGCCTGGAAAAAGGAGCGCACCGCCGCGCTGGTGGAAGAGGCGCTGCGGACCGGCTTTCGCGGGATCGACACCGCCTGCCAGCCCAAGCATTACAATGAGCCGGGCGTCGGCGAAGGTCTGGCGGCGGCGCTCGGCGCCGGGCTCGACCGCGCGGATATTTATCTGCAGACCAAATTCACGCCCTTCGGCGGGCAGGACCCGGAAAACATCCCCTATGACGCCGCCGCTCCGATCGGCGAGCAGGTGCGGCAGTCCTTCGAGGCCTCGCTGCGCAATCTGCGCGTTGATCGTCTCGACGGATTGGTGCTGCACTCTCCCTACCCGGAAGACAAGGACACTCTCGAGGCTTGGCGCGCGATGGAGAGCCTTGCGGCGCAGGGCGGCGTGCGCCAATTGGGCGTCAGCAATTGCTATGAGCCGGCGCGGCTGAAGATGTTGTGGAAGAAAGCGCGGGTGAAGCCCGCCGTGATCCAGAACCGCTTCTACGCCAAGACCGGCTATGACCGCGAGATTCGCGCTTTCTGCGCGAAGCACAAAATTTTCTACCAGAGCTTTTGGACGCTCACCGCCAATCCCGAAACGCTGGAGAAGCCGGAGCTCGTCGCTCTCGCCGAAAAATATGGGCGCGGCCGGGCGCAGATTTTCTTCCGTTTCCTGACGCAGCAAGGCGTTCTGTGCCTCACCGGCACGACGTCGCAGGAGCATATGCGCGACGATCTGGCGATATTCGACTTTTCCCTGACCGCGAAGGAATGCGCGAGCCTGGACGCTCTGCTGACCAGCGCGCCCGCCTGACCAGCGTCGAAAGCGCGCGGAAACCGCCCTTGCATTCTCACGCTCGGCCGAAGATCATGCGGCGCGAGCGCGGGGGCGCGCGACGCGAACGTATCAGGGCGGCTGTATTTCCATGTCGAAGACGCTCGTTTCGGAAGATCAGAGTTTCTGGCAAGACCTCGACGACGAGGATCGCAATAAGATCAAATCCTGCGTGCAGCTGCGCAGAATTGCGCGCGGCGAGGCGCTGATCGAGCTCGGCGCGCCGTCGGAGACGCTCTATATCGTCAATTTCGGCCAGTTCGGCGTGGTCAACGCCGCCAATGGCGAGATTGTCGCCGAGATCGGCAAGGATCAGCTCATCGGCGAGATGGGATTTTTCACCCGCGAGCCGCGCGGCGCCAGCGTCGTCGCCATGCGCGACTCCGAGGTGCTGGAGATCGACCGCGCGCAATTCGACGCGCTGGTCGCGCAATTCCCCGATATGCAGCGCGCCGTCACACGATCGCTGGCCAAGCGCCTCGCCCGTCTCGGCGAGATCACGCGGCGCAATTTCCGCCAGAGCAGCCGCGTGCGCGTGATCGCGCTGATCGCCGCGGGCGGGGGATCTATCCCCGAAGGTTTCAGCGCGCGCCTGCTGCAAGCGATCAATGCGCGCGCCCGCGGCTGCGCGCGCGCCTCCGCCGATGCGCGCGCGCATTTCCCCAATGGCGCATTCGACCGCTACGCCGTCGCCGATTGGCTCGGCGCGCTCGAGCAGGAGAACGATTTCGTTCTCTGCGTCGCCGATGGCGAATTGAACGAATGGACCCGCGCCGTTCTCAATTCGGCCGATCTGCTGATCACGGCCGTCGCCGACGGATCGCCGGCGCTCGATCCGGTCGAGCAATTCGCGTTCACCCTCTTTCCCGCCAATCGCCGGCGCATCGTCAGGCTCTATCCGCATCGGCCGCAGACGCAGGAGCCCTCCGCGCCATGGCTGCGCGAGCGCGAAGTCTTCATGCTGCATCATGTGGCGATGGATTCGGGCGCGGATTTCGATTGTCTCGCGCGCTTCATCACGGGCCAGGCGATCGGCTTCGTCGCCGGCGCCG
This window harbors:
- a CDS encoding M16 family metallopeptidase, with amino-acid sequence MTAHAIAPARSRAETIQRVVTPGGIEAWLVESYAVPLVALEFAMRGGASQDPAGKAGLATLLAGLLDEGAGPYDARAFHLAIEDLAIRLGFGCDRDAISGHMQTLSRNSDEAFELLRVALCEPRLEQQAIDRVRGQIAAGLKRDANDPDALVARAFREAAFPDHPYGRPVRGDLDSLENLTRDDLDALRTRLLARSDLKIAVVGAIDAPTLAAKLDAIFGALPAQSLLTPVPAIDIHALGERRIIDLDVPQSAIRFGRPGMQRHDPDYFGAVVVNHILGGGVFTARLFNEVREKRGLAYSVYSHLNEYDKCAMLVGGAATKNERARESLEVIQAQFADLANEGPSADELDKAKKYLTGSYALRFDTSTKIAGQLVNLQLDGFAPSYLDERNGRIDAVTLDDARRVAKRLLGDGELLVSIAGRPQGL
- a CDS encoding PAS domain-containing sensor histidine kinase, with translation MRFSREASGAPRRRGAAVAAGLRALWNSLVRRREFAAHRPAGFGAALAAIAALAFYGSADWVAELVGAASSDFAAQFTALLGDFAAALAVAAALAALALLGRFGFRSGKEADCCAGDACARALWANGPVGAFCWEGGGEVTEANEEFLRVTGYGRDDLAAGRIDWRGATRLRAPAETSVETDFVRKDGARVRLRLRFVALDAEGARGVAFAQDAAEAQELRRQSERLRRLELRAVGFAHEINQPLTAAAAYLQAARRRATLGGGARPEEQLAAMDRAGAQLYRAARLIGDWRELFAHEARGPTEIALHPLIREAWETLRLDLGETVHAELRLRAERDLVIGDRTQLEEEVIDLLRAAAEAAIAASHRELIVVTSEQGGEIAIEVHDRSAAAIAPRTDPRPAAEPATSGALVEADGARFSSQKEDGGGSAFRLALPLAD
- a CDS encoding response regulator transcription factor, with the translated sequence MRVLIVEDQAEIAALLAEKLAHSGFDADIADSIAEARAAIEAVEYGVMLLDRRLPDGDGVSIIRSVRASRPDMRVLILSAMRDIDEMVDGLDAGADDYLTKPFDPAELMARIRAILRRPGPQAAPSAQIGALSFELGEQRGFINGRQFLAPRLELVLLGALMRRAGLAVMRADLLEEIYGAQGADQVDALKMLIHRLRQRLKNQGARADIHAARGIGYLIRSAEE
- a CDS encoding NupC/NupG family nucleoside CNT transporter, with amino-acid sequence MADIVRSCLAFLCFLLIAFAISEDRRRIPWRVVFGGLALQFAAALTLTHFPPAKQAVLLANDAAEALQKATEAGSGFVFGYLGGGPAPFEEKTPGAGFILAFKALPMVLTISALASLFFYWGVMQRVAGGFAFLLRRSMGLSGALALGASVHIFVGMIEAPLLIRPYLARMQRGELFALMSCGMAGVAGTVMVIYAGFVAPFLPDALGHILIASVIATPAAIAVAAVMSPWDIYKDNAEARLTVENPPTGAFDAIVKGVSDGVGPLVGVVSMLLTTIALVTLANMALAHLPQLGGERPSLQLAFAYAFRPIVWLIGVPWSETPTAAALMATKTVVNEFVAYRDMSALGVEALSPRSRLILTYALCGFANFGSMGILVGGLNVMLPGRRAEITRLGLRSILSGTLATSMSATTAGLLIGG
- a CDS encoding adenylate/guanylate cyclase domain-containing protein; translated protein: MSLWSVNFDLERRTRLATGLTLFTYAACHFISHATGLLFLDNLQAIGHGVILAPWRSSFGVALLLFCFTVHMSLGLFALYRRRHLRMPAIEAWQLGLGLTIPLLLAPHVTDTRVAVLAFGLEDSYFRILYHFWISDPTFGLPRQFLLMVLIWSHGCIGIHMWLRYRDWYRRRAILFLLLALALPVLAIAGLLNSGWELILRAYMDEAVMEAHGPPAKGSPHAHVPAMLASIIFYLQISYLALLAVVLLLRALRNMRERMFDTVRIDYRDGRSIRAPFGFSVLEASRFKGIPHASVCGGRARCSTCRIRVLYGASELPPPGPAERATLAQIGAPEGVRLACQTRPSCDIGVYPMLPADSPLDGLCVLLDQGRELFVTAMFVDLRDSTKLAANRLPYDAIYIVDAYIRATTNAILAEGGHVTSVAGDGVMSLFRLDGDAAEGARAALRAASGVWRAIRRVSRDFADDLEAPLAFGVGLHSGLAIVGAVGPTDRQSLQFLGDTGNIAARLESLTKEMDCVALVSAQTCDAAGLRPPHAVVEAPIRGRDAALPAFPFKKLGDFEHWVASGERATL
- a CDS encoding Crp/Fnr family transcriptional regulator — translated: MIRKNQTLARVSLFRSLSKEEIAQLDARCVWRRAQEKECILNYKDDTADIYFVAYGDVRVSIQSVAGKDLMLRVIKEGEFFGELSALDGKPRSAAIHAITDTVIARMSPAIFREVIHRYPNVCDQVLETLTGEVRRLTTRVNEFTNLDVRGRIHAELLRLARSDSGGENRGVISPVPTHAEIAARVSTHREAVTRELNRLERAGLLERRRGAFVLLDLAELSASVEAAR
- a CDS encoding FIST signal transduction protein, whose protein sequence is MSKFIYAHAGDADWKSALASCLEQIERQRADAPAPNLGWCYLTDYFTQAASDILSALRARLPGVHFVGTVGVGVGAEAVEYFDAPGLAIMLADLPAEAFALFSSLEALEGTPEGFEPFTALVHASGGTPDLQAKLEAASAKLTTGYQFGGLSSARNKALCIADEVLAGGFTGVAFGPQATVFSRVTQGCQPIGPLRTVTRAQGNYLVTLDEKRALDCVLEDMGHTLDIDDAALRLELAQTLAGIVATGEDASAKPGQFGANTEVRHIVGVGRKGGLLMIAEQIKDGMRLAFCKRNAEAAKHDLLRIVAEVRAQAEAAGGMRGALYISCSGRGGPHFGEPNAEFRMVHEALGGETPLIGFFAGGEIARHHLYGYTGVLTVFAGA
- a CDS encoding aldo/keto reductase family protein; the protein is MSAEPRGEDPSRIVSASGVSMPRIIYGTAWKKERTAALVEEALRTGFRGIDTACQPKHYNEPGVGEGLAAALGAGLDRADIYLQTKFTPFGGQDPENIPYDAAAPIGEQVRQSFEASLRNLRVDRLDGLVLHSPYPEDKDTLEAWRAMESLAAQGGVRQLGVSNCYEPARLKMLWKKARVKPAVIQNRFYAKTGYDREIRAFCAKHKIFYQSFWTLTANPETLEKPELVALAEKYGRGRAQIFFRFLTQQGVLCLTGTTSQEHMRDDLAIFDFSLTAKECASLDALLTSAPA